In Kineococcus rhizosphaerae, a single window of DNA contains:
- a CDS encoding peptidoglycan DD-metalloendopeptidase family protein, with product MLGSALAVAPSAAAADSVVLQVPFPCGQKWVGEGKSPAHVSDHREIDFNLKGTSGNQDKGRPVVAAAAGVVMMSELHTTQDGFGNVIKIRHADGTYTLYAHLDRRDVAAGTTVRQGQPIGTVGNTTSKRPGMAAHLHFEHRRGASQRTLQAVRFDGKAFQYPTQTVTSRNSCSSGSPAAPAAKDYAAADHLDGRLLPEAGRHDVVDQYRRGGKVIVDCRTTGSPAYGSTTWGLTSDHLYVPAALLTYNGRRGLRDGTPVCAKPMPLKATAALDARTGKDRASTSVPDAYRAGENVMVVCTAYGKSTYGDQNTWARTNRGEWVVRAYLQTPGTGLVRGLPRCDLDRSSGSPAADTGARTPVSRLNPSPRIAAFIKSWETLRLRPYDDKAKNGVCTVGWGHALTPHHSCTPAEKASQITRAEAERLFQRDLSAAATGARNLAPRQSYRQHEFDALVSMVFNLGSSFKGPEFREVLANGPAGWDAIPERMRMFVHDGDEHKVVCGLLRRRIDEGAIFARADYASRVGMNVCTDR from the coding sequence GTGCTCGGATCCGCGCTCGCGGTCGCGCCGTCAGCTGCCGCCGCTGACTCCGTCGTGTTGCAGGTCCCCTTTCCCTGCGGTCAGAAGTGGGTCGGCGAAGGCAAAAGCCCTGCCCACGTCTCTGATCACCGCGAGATCGACTTCAACCTCAAGGGCACCTCCGGCAACCAGGACAAGGGGCGACCAGTCGTCGCTGCAGCAGCCGGTGTGGTGATGATGTCGGAGCTGCACACGACACAGGACGGCTTCGGCAACGTCATCAAGATTCGCCACGCGGACGGGACGTACACCCTGTACGCGCATCTGGACCGGCGTGATGTGGCCGCCGGGACGACCGTCCGCCAGGGCCAGCCGATCGGGACGGTAGGCAACACCACGTCCAAGCGGCCCGGCATGGCAGCTCACCTGCACTTCGAGCACCGGCGCGGCGCCAGTCAACGCACGCTGCAGGCGGTGCGCTTCGACGGAAAGGCGTTCCAGTACCCCACCCAAACCGTCACCTCGCGCAACTCCTGCAGCAGCGGTTCGCCGGCGGCCCCGGCTGCGAAGGACTATGCCGCCGCCGACCACCTCGACGGTCGCCTCCTGCCTGAAGCTGGTCGACACGACGTGGTCGACCAGTACCGCAGAGGCGGCAAGGTCATCGTCGACTGTCGCACGACCGGTTCGCCGGCTTACGGGTCCACGACCTGGGGCCTGACCAGCGATCACCTCTACGTTCCCGCAGCACTCCTAACGTACAACGGCCGGCGCGGCCTGCGAGATGGAACGCCGGTCTGCGCCAAGCCGATGCCACTGAAAGCGACCGCGGCATTGGACGCCCGCACCGGCAAGGACCGCGCCAGTACATCAGTCCCGGACGCCTACCGGGCGGGAGAGAACGTGATGGTGGTCTGCACCGCCTACGGCAAGAGCACGTACGGTGACCAGAACACCTGGGCCAGGACGAACCGCGGCGAGTGGGTAGTCCGCGCCTACCTTCAGACCCCCGGAACAGGACTGGTTCGCGGGCTCCCGCGCTGCGACCTCGATCGTTCGAGCGGCAGCCCCGCAGCGGACACCGGAGCGCGGACCCCAGTCAGCCGGTTGAATCCCAGCCCCCGCATCGCCGCCTTCATCAAGTCCTGGGAAACCCTCCGCCTGCGGCCCTACGACGACAAGGCCAAGAACGGAGTCTGCACCGTGGGCTGGGGACACGCCCTCACCCCGCACCACTCGTGCACCCCCGCTGAGAAGGCCTCCCAAATTACCCGCGCCGAAGCTGAACGCCTCTTCCAGCGCGATCTGAGTGCCGCAGCCACCGGTGCGCGCAACCTGGCTCCGCGCCAGTCCTACCGGCAACACGAGTTCGACGCATTGGTCAGCATGGTGTTCAACCTCGGATCCAGCTTCAAGGGCCCTGAGTTCCGCGAGGTCCTGGCCAACGGACCTGCAGGATGGGACGCAATCCCAGAGCGCATGAGAATGTTTGTGCATGACGGCGATGAGCACAAAGTTGTCTGCGGCCTTCTGCGCCGGCGTATCGACGAAGGGGCAATCTTCGCCCGAGCCGATTACGCCTCCCGGGTCGGTATGAACGTCTGCACCGATCGCTGA
- a CDS encoding AfsR/SARP family transcriptional regulator, whose product MESGVRLLGPVQLVLQGAVVPLRSAQQRSLVAVLAIHAGLSVSMDRLVSALWDDPPRSAVNAVQGHVSSLRRAMGAQATMLKTVAGGYSWSAPSETVDVHVFEQLVHRGADEQSRGRSNAALEAYEGALRLWQDPPLADVGAAPFTEALVPRLRSRWLDAVVGRAAVRVAQGQARHAVIDLRPMVLEHPGDERVAGALISALASAGEQAEALRVYGRLRETLADELGADPSPQLQVLHRDLLLQRLPATPAVEVRPSQTTVLRTSQAQSYAPELIGRQRELRELTALVRRGDHRVVSVTGTAGTGKSRLCAAVARAMEEDFSDGVLHIGLADVREPDGLLMEIHAAADLPSDPTPFDARRLARAFKGRQVLLVIDDFEHLSAAAPLLADFLRLVPTCRALVSTRAKLRVSGEFAYRLEPLKLPGPTAAPEEVLASPAVQLFCERATAASGYRPDLDDAAYLNSICTRLDGLPLALELAAARTTVYALPTLLTRLDNCLAELTGGPRDVPAHQRALRATLEWSTELLEPGTSRALAALSVFPSSWTLNAAAQVGHLEHDEARDIVTDLLDNSLVQPAGPDRFRMLTVVRDFASTLLTEDQRAVTRSAMADWAVELSRTLQQGRQEGLLTKGEWSAIFKPEEANLISAVDWCIQEQDTRAVTLVGALWYFFYYDGTTSRWTGWVQGPLPTAQAHPDDLYRLARALGGVAISFADPHSAVKHYRQALSGLPPGSHDLERALLRRNEAIAVRFTGELVLARELMEQALASLPGQVQQLNDDLTELAEMYAELGDRDLALNTLRRCAQQQVEGDHETAAYICAGRAMLACQDNAAEAAMWLTRLSEHLVDEVSLVVRIDVQHMAAIVRLVLDEVEEAWALLRWNVRTMPEVGYYLFAPDTASLAALLLHRRGHVTQALPLTDHGARFRKDLGLFMAYRPLRELHDELQRHEYQRPNSVEPDLTAGQAPGDVESLSDLVQLLQVVAAHPH is encoded by the coding sequence ATGGAGAGCGGTGTCCGCCTGCTGGGGCCGGTCCAGCTCGTGCTCCAAGGCGCCGTTGTTCCCCTGCGCTCGGCCCAGCAGCGGTCCCTGGTCGCGGTCTTGGCCATCCACGCCGGGCTGAGCGTGTCGATGGACCGACTGGTCTCAGCCTTGTGGGACGACCCCCCACGTTCTGCTGTCAATGCGGTCCAAGGGCATGTCTCCAGCCTGCGGCGCGCCATGGGCGCCCAGGCGACGATGCTTAAGACGGTGGCGGGCGGGTACTCCTGGAGCGCCCCCTCCGAGACCGTCGATGTGCATGTCTTCGAGCAACTTGTGCACCGTGGCGCCGACGAGCAGAGCCGCGGCCGCTCGAACGCCGCGCTGGAGGCCTACGAAGGCGCGCTGCGCCTGTGGCAGGATCCGCCGCTAGCGGACGTGGGTGCAGCTCCCTTCACCGAGGCCTTGGTCCCGAGGCTGCGGAGCCGCTGGCTGGACGCCGTCGTTGGTCGCGCCGCCGTGCGCGTGGCCCAAGGCCAGGCCCGTCATGCCGTCATCGACCTGCGCCCCATGGTCCTGGAGCACCCGGGTGACGAACGTGTCGCGGGGGCGCTCATCTCCGCCTTGGCGAGCGCCGGTGAGCAGGCTGAGGCCCTGCGCGTCTACGGCAGGCTGCGCGAGACACTCGCTGATGAGCTGGGAGCCGACCCCTCACCGCAGCTGCAGGTCCTGCACCGCGATCTCTTGTTGCAGCGCCTACCGGCGACGCCGGCGGTCGAGGTTCGTCCTTCCCAGACCACCGTGCTTCGCACGTCGCAGGCGCAGTCGTACGCGCCTGAGCTCATCGGACGGCAGCGGGAGCTGCGGGAACTCACCGCGCTTGTCCGGCGTGGTGACCACCGCGTGGTCAGCGTTACCGGTACGGCGGGCACCGGTAAGTCACGGCTGTGCGCCGCCGTGGCGCGCGCTATGGAAGAGGACTTCTCCGACGGCGTTCTGCACATCGGCCTGGCCGACGTCCGCGAGCCTGACGGTCTTCTGATGGAGATCCACGCAGCAGCCGATCTGCCCAGCGATCCCACCCCGTTCGACGCTCGACGGCTGGCACGAGCGTTCAAAGGTCGACAGGTCCTGCTGGTCATCGACGACTTCGAGCACCTGTCCGCAGCCGCGCCTCTCCTCGCCGATTTCTTGCGTCTGGTCCCGACCTGCAGAGCACTGGTCTCGACCCGAGCCAAGCTTCGAGTCTCTGGCGAGTTCGCCTACAGGTTGGAACCTCTCAAGCTGCCTGGCCCAACAGCAGCTCCTGAAGAAGTGTTGGCCTCACCGGCGGTGCAGTTGTTCTGCGAACGCGCTACGGCCGCCTCCGGCTATCGACCTGATCTCGACGACGCCGCCTACTTGAACAGTATTTGCACTCGACTCGACGGCTTGCCTCTGGCGCTGGAACTAGCAGCAGCTCGAACTACCGTCTACGCCCTACCCACCCTGCTTACGCGCCTGGACAACTGCCTAGCCGAACTGACCGGCGGGCCCCGTGATGTACCTGCGCATCAGCGTGCCCTGCGAGCTACGCTGGAGTGGAGCACCGAATTGCTCGAGCCGGGAACCTCGCGCGCCTTGGCTGCACTCTCGGTGTTCCCCAGCAGCTGGACGCTGAATGCCGCAGCCCAGGTGGGTCACCTAGAACACGACGAGGCGCGGGACATCGTCACCGACCTCTTGGACAACTCACTGGTTCAACCTGCTGGGCCCGACCGGTTCCGCATGCTGACCGTAGTCCGGGACTTCGCCTCGACGCTGCTGACGGAAGATCAGCGTGCCGTCACCAGAAGCGCCATGGCGGACTGGGCGGTAGAGCTGTCCCGCACGTTGCAGCAAGGCCGGCAAGAGGGATTGCTCACCAAAGGCGAATGGTCTGCGATCTTCAAGCCCGAGGAGGCCAACCTCATCTCGGCTGTGGACTGGTGTATCCAAGAGCAAGACACACGTGCTGTCACGCTCGTCGGAGCCCTCTGGTACTTCTTCTACTACGACGGGACGACGTCTCGCTGGACCGGCTGGGTGCAAGGACCGTTGCCGACCGCCCAAGCCCACCCTGATGACCTCTACAGATTGGCGCGCGCCCTCGGCGGCGTAGCAATCTCCTTCGCCGATCCACACAGTGCGGTGAAGCACTACCGTCAAGCACTCTCAGGACTACCACCGGGAAGCCACGATCTAGAACGTGCCCTCCTGCGCCGCAACGAAGCCATCGCTGTGCGCTTCACTGGTGAGCTGGTCCTGGCCCGAGAATTGATGGAGCAGGCTCTCGCATCGCTGCCTGGTCAGGTCCAGCAGTTGAACGACGACCTCACCGAACTAGCGGAGATGTACGCAGAACTGGGTGATCGTGATCTAGCCCTAAACACCCTGCGCCGGTGCGCGCAGCAACAGGTAGAGGGTGATCACGAAACCGCTGCGTACATCTGCGCCGGCCGAGCCATGCTGGCGTGCCAGGACAACGCCGCCGAGGCAGCGATGTGGCTGACACGTTTGAGCGAGCACTTGGTGGACGAGGTGTCCTTGGTGGTTCGGATCGACGTTCAGCACATGGCTGCGATCGTGCGCCTCGTTCTTGATGAGGTGGAGGAAGCCTGGGCCCTACTTCGGTGGAACGTCCGCACGATGCCTGAAGTGGGGTACTACCTCTTCGCCCCCGACACGGCTAGCCTCGCTGCTCTCCTGCTGCATCGACGCGGCCACGTCACCCAAGCCCTACCCCTGACAGATCACGGGGCCAGGTTCCGCAAGGACCTGGGGTTGTTCATGGCTTACCGCCCTCTACGAGAACTCCACGACGAACTGCAGCGGCACGAGTATCAGCGTCCGAACAGCGTCGAACCGGATCTCACCGCAGGTCAGGCGCCAGGAGACGTGGAGTCACTCTCGGACCTCGTTCAGCTGTTGCAGGTCGTGGCTGCCCACCCGCACTGA